ATACGAACAGTTCGCGTAACGGCCCAGGGAAGGCGAACTCAGCGCGGGGCAGGTCATTGAATTCGTTCACGTCGTCATTGTGTCCGCCCCGCCTGCAGCCGGCAAGTCCTGCCAGCGGCCCTGGCAACTTCCCTGCCGGACCTCGCCCGAATCACTGCCGAGGTAAGCCTCGGATGAGGCGATCCGCCGATGAAGGGTCCACGGAACCCTGCCGTTCCCATAGGCATCCGGCTACGGAACTCCGTCTTGAAGTGGTGCAGGTGCCCGTTTCCGATGTGGACCGGGCCAAGGCCTTTTACACGGACCACTTCGGTTTTCACTTGGACCATTGGGGCCCCATTGAGGCGTGCATCGCCAGCAGGGTCAGCTGGATTTCCCCACCATACCGATGTGAGCTGCCAAACGTGGGGAGATTCAGCGGGCGGCAGCTGCATCACCGGCGAGTGGCCGGCTCGGGACGCCTGCGGTCATCGGTCCGTCCCGGAATGCCGGAGACTGGAAGCCTCAACCAGTAAAGGCGGAACCCCCTTGATCAATCTCCAACAGGACGTAGACGGCTTCATTCGGATGCCGCGGCACTTCCCGGACAGCGTCGCCATCACCATCACGTTTGCGGACGGCACCGCTGAGGCGTTCTCCGGGGCGCAGTTGAACCAGGCCTATGACGCTGCTTTGGCTGACTATCGGGCCAAGAACAACCTGGACGCCAAGGGCTTCTCGCGGGCGCCCCGGACCAAAACGAACACCGGGAACAAGATTGAGTTCGTGCCCGTCCGGCCCGGCATGGGCTCCGCACAATAAAACAGCGCTCAGCCGAACAAGTACGTCCCCGCGCACCGCGACCATCGTGGCCACGCCCCGCTCGGGGCCTGCGATGCCCCGGACGCCCATCCGGTCGGGTTGACTGTGGACCTACCCGTCAGGTGCGGGCCGGCATGGAAGTGGGACCACTGTGGGAGGTGCAACCATCGCAGAACCTGCGGCCCGCATTCGTAACGCGGGTATGACAGGAAGCGAACCGTCGCCGGCGCACCCCTGAGGGTAGGAGCGCGGGGAAGCGGGCTAGCGGGTCCGTTCCTCGAGCAGCTCCAGCACATGCGGGTACTCGCTGCCGGTGGCCCGTGTTATGCCGAGCTCACACGTCCGGTTGCAGGATGCGTGTGCCGTGGCGCCCGTCGCAGCCACCTTGGCTGCCTGCTTCCGGGTGGCCGACGCTGTCAGCTCCGGGTGCAGCATGCCGCGGTCACCGGCGAAAGCGCAGCAGCCCCAAGCCTCCGGGACCTCCACACCCGTCCGGCTACGGCCCCGGCCACGGCGGTCAGTGCCGGGCCCAGGCGCAGCCTGGTCCAGGAACACGTGGGATGCAGGGCCCGGGATTCCAGTTTCTGGTAGTGCGGCAGCTGGGGCAGGATCCGCTCGGCCGCGAACGCGACGGCGTCGAGCACGCGGGGAGCTGGTTTGACGCGGACACCAGCATCTCCTTCGATCGCGTGACGGGAGCCACCCCGGCCTAGGGCGGTTCCCGGGTACTTTGCGCCGGAGGTTATCACCACGTGATAATCCGTCTTGGCTTGGCGGCCGCAGCCAGACAGACTATTGGGGTACCGCACTGTAATCGTGCCCCCGAGCCGGAAGGCAAAAAGCGAATGATCTTCATCGTCGTCAAATTCAAGGTCAAGCCCGACTGGACCGACCGCTGGCTGGACCTGACCCGCGACTTTACCGATGCCACCCGCCAGGAACCCGGCAACCTCTGGTTCGACTGGTCCCGCAGCGTGGAAGACCCGAACGAGTTCATTCTCGTCGAGGCGTTTAAGGACGACGCCGCGGGGGAGCACGTCAACAGTGCGCACTTCACCAAGGCCATGGCGGACATGCCGCAGGCCCTGATGGAGACCCCGGAAATCATCAGCGAGAAGATCGAATCCAACGGCTGGGGCCGGATGGGCGAACTCACCGTCAACTAGCCGGCGTCCACGCCCGCGGGATCAGCCCGCATGGGCTGGCCGAAAGGTGGTTCCGCCGTCTGTGGAGCGAACCAGGCCGGCAGAGGTGGCGGCCCAGACCTGGAGGGTCCCGTCCGCTGCAGTGGCTGCGGCAACGGCGTGGACCTGGCCGGTGGGTGTTCCCCGCTGCTGCCAGGAAACACCTTCGTCGGGGGAGTAGTACACAGTCCCGCCAGGGGCGACGCCGACTGCCTCACCGGTGTTGGCGAACGCGGCGAACTGGATCACCGGGGCCGTGGTGCCCGCCGTCCAGGTGCTCCCGCCGTCGGTGGAACGCTGGATACCTTCTTCTGTGGTGGCCAAAACAGTGTCGCTATTGGGATTGCCGGCGAGGGCAAACGGACTAAAGTCTGCGCCGACGGTCTGCCACGCAATGCCATCGGTGCTGGTCCGAAGCGTCCCGTCATAGGCGACAATTCCGGACTTCGTGGCGGCCAGGGCATGGAAGTCTGACTCATTCTGTCGCGAGAGTTGCTGCCACGTCCTGCCGCCGTCCGTGGTCTTGATCAGGCCGAGCGGGCTGGGCAGGTCCGAGCCGGCTTCCGGGTGCCCGGAGGCGTAAAACACGCCCGGGTCTGAGGCCTTGGTGTAACCCATCAGGTCATGCGAGGGTCCAATCTTCGCGGCAGGAATGTTGGAGACGTCGAACAGGCCATCATGTGTGGCCAGCAACACTTGGCCGGTGTCGCCGTCGACGCTCAGGCCATGAACGTGCGCGTCCGGAAGCCCGGATGCGGCACCGCTGGCAGCGGACCGCGGCGCGTCGGGCGGGGTGGACGTGCAGGCGGTCAGAACAAGGATCACGGTTGCTGCCGCGACTGTGGCGGCGGACGTCCGGATACGGGCGAGGGAGGGGGTGGTCATCAAAAAAACTCCAGTCAGCAGGAACTCAAGAGTGGGCGGACGGCGACGCCGGTCCTTGGCAGGGGGCCGACGCCGCCGGATCCTGCTTAGATGCCGCCCAGCAGGGACTGCATCTCCTGGATCTCTGCCTCCTGGGACGAGGCGATGTTCTTGCCCAGGGCCAGCGCGTCAGGGTTTTGGCCCTCCGCCATCTGAGTTTTGGCCATTGCCACGGCTCCCTCATGGTGGGCGATCATCTGCGTCAGGAACAGCCGGGCTGCCTCAGATCCCTGCGCGGCCTTGAGCTTGTCCAGCTCTTCTCCACTCATCATGCCAGTCATGCTGTGTCCTGCGGCCATCTCCGAGGGTTCGTTCCACGCCGACAACCAGCCGGTCATCGTGCTGATCTCCGGGGCCTGCGCCGCCTTGATTTTGGTGGCCAAGGCAGTGACCCGAGGGTCGATGTCCTGCTTGCCGAGGATGATGTCACTCATCTCCACGGCCTGGCTGTGATGCGGGATCATGCCTTGGACAAACATGGTGTCTTCCGCGTTATGAGCCGCGGTGTCCATCGGGGCCGCGCTGCCCGGCATATCGGACGCGCTGTGGCTCATCTCCGGCATGGTGCTTCCGGCAGTTCCGGAACCGGAAGTTCCGGAACCGGAAGTCCCGGAACCGGAAGCGCAACCTGCCAGGGCCACTGTGGTTGCAACCAGGGCAGCGGAAAGTGTCAGTGATTTTTTCATGGGAATTGGGGTCCTTCAAGATCGTTGTGGGAACAACGCTGGGCGGAACAGTCGCCGGCCAGCAGTACAGGCCCGATCAAGGGGCCTACGGCAAAGGGGTCCGCGCCGGTGAAGCAGTCGCGGGGTAGTGCCTTTACGTCCGGCTGATGCAGAGGTCCCCGGGCGAAGGAGCCCCGGGCAGATACACGTGGCGGCAGGCGGACCCCTGGTACGGTGGGCCGGCGTCGCCGAAGACGGTGGTGCCCGGCAGCGGGGCCGCGAGCGAGGCCTGGCCCGGCAGCGGAATACAAGCCGGGTCCATACCCGACATTTCGGCGCACCCGCCCGGTCCGAAGCAGGAGGCCTCCTGGCAGCCTGAGTCGTGACCAGCCGCGGTGAGGGATGCGGCCATGTGCGACGGCGGCTGTTCCGCGCTCGGTGTCGCGCCGGCGTCGTGGCCGGTATGGCTCCCCGCCGGTGTTGGGGCTGAACGGAGTTCCGCGGTGTGGGTGGAGTCGGATGCGGCCATGGAGTGGGGGCCAGTCATAAGGTGCATCCCGAAGATCCCGGCCAGGAGGGCCAGCAGGCCCGCCATCATGCCTGCGCGCCGAAGGAAGCCCGAAGTTCGGCCTAGCAATGCGGTGAACATAGGGATTCCTCCTTCCGGTCCGAATCGCGGTTATGTACTACTGCAACAACACCGAAGCAGCGCCGGTCAGCAGCGCCGGTCACGCCCCACGATGATACCCCGGCGGGGTATGGCTCGGCAATCGGCGGTGCCGTGCCGGGCGCGGAGCGTGGACGCTTTGCCTGGGTGCCTTGGCGTGGGCGCGAAGCACGGTTGCCATCGGCACGCGGTATCGCTTCGGGCCCGGCAGGCTCTGCTCACGTAAGGTGGCGCTTATGGAACTCCGTCTTGAAGTGGTGCAGGTGCCCGTGTCCGACGTGGACCGGGCCAAGGCCTTCTATGTTGACCAGCTTGGCTTCGGCCTGGACCACGATGTTGAGCACATCCCGGGAATGCGGGTGGTGCAATTGACCCCGCCGGGTTCGTCCTGCTCCATTGTGATCGGCACCGGCATGACCGGTATGGGCCCGGGCAGCCTTGAGGGCCTCCAGCTCACGGTGCCGGACATGGCGGCGACCCGCACCGAACTGCTCCGCCGCGGAGCCCCCGTCAGTGAAGTCCAGGACCTGGGCGGATTCGCGTTCGCCTATTTCAGCGACCCGGACGGAAACCGCTGGGTGATCCAGGAAATCCGGCCCCAACACGGCGCCTAGCAGCCCGCCGCGCCCGTCGCCGGAGCGCGGTATGCCCCGGCGGGTGTGGAGGGTGCCCAGTCTGCCCGCGAGCCTCAGCGCGCCGCGATGTGCTCCGCGATGAAGGCGGCGTCCCGGCCCACGCCGGAGAGCAGCGCCGAACCATGCCCGGTGAGCCAGGGCAGCCCCACCGCATACAGTCCGGGGTACTCAGTGACACCGCGGTGGTGCCGCGGATAGCCCCACTCATCCAGGACAGGGAGATCCAGAATACTGAGGTCCAGCCGGTACCCGGTGGCCCACAGCACACTCGTGATGCCCTCGGCGGCGAGGTTGAGCCGGCTGTGGGCGGGAGGGAGCCAGTCATCGGCGGCCCGGGGTTCGGCGGCGGGCGCCTGGATTCGGGCCGCCGTGATGTAGGCGTCGATCATCGGCTGGAACCGCTGGCCGAATGCTGCCTCCACCTGCGCCAGGCGCTCGGCAAGGTCATCGCTGACGACGAGGTCGCCGTCGTCTACTCCTTCCAGATGCCCGTGCAGTCGGACCCCGCGCCGGCCCAGTTCACGCAGGTGCAGGTCGTGGCCGCCGTCGACTCCCGAGACCAGCGGATTGCACGCAAACCTGGCCTTCGGGGAGGGCAGTTGCTCCACCTGGAGACCGTTCAGGCCGACGTCGGGGCCGTGCCGGGCCAGCTCCATCAGCCAGCGGATCACGTCCTGGCCGCGGTACCGGCGCGGCGCCTCCGGGCAGGTGGACACGGCAAGATGGACCAGCCGGCCGGCGGCCAGCAGCTCCTCGGCGATTTGTCCGCCGGACTGCCCGGTCCCAACGATCAGCACCGCGCCGGCGGGCAGCTGCTGCGGATTCCGGTACTGATCGGTGTGAAGCTGCCGGACGTGCCCGGGGATGTCCTTGGCCAGTGCCGGGATTCGGGGGACCTGGTAGGCGCCGGTGGCCAGCACAACGTTCTCAGCCCGCCACGGCCCGGCGCTGGTCTCCACGTGGAAGCCGCCGCGATCGGGCGCGATGCGGGTAACGGCGGTGCCGGTGCGGACCGGAACGCCGGCGGCCTGCGCGTAACGCCGGAGGTACCCGATCACCTCGTCCCGGGGCAGGAACGCCTCCGGATGAGGGCCCCCGTACGGCATTCCCGGCAGGTCCACCGAAAAATTCGGCGTATTCAGGAAAAATCCGTCCCACCGGTCCTGCCAGGCGCCGCCTAGTTCCGCGCGCTGCTCCAGCAGTTGATGCCCGACGCCGGCCCGGCCCAGGCAGTAGCTGATGGCCAGCCCCGCCTGCCCGCCGCCGACCACCAGGGTATTTACATTGCGGTTCGGCTCCCCGGCAGTCGCGGTCGCGATATCTGCGGCCTGGACCGGCACGGCCTGGACCGGCACGGCAGTTCCGCCGCCTAGTTCCGGGCCCGCGGGGGCTTTGGCGGTTTCGGCGGCAACCCGGAGACGTGGGAATATGCCTTCGCCACCCACACTCCGGTGCTGTCGCCGTCGTCCTGCCAAGCTTCGGGCAAGCCGCTGTAGTCACGCATCGGCCGTTCCGGGGGTCCGTAGGGCACTGTGCGCTGGTTCGCCTCGAGTTCGGCGCGGTCGGGCGCTGACAGCTTTACGCCCAGGACCGGGCCGAACAACCCCGCGAACATGTTGCCGTTGACGAATGCGCCCAGGTTCCCGAACATGGGCCGCACCACGACGTCGGGGTGCGGCGGCAGCACGGAGCGGAAGCGCTCCTTGTCATTCTCGGACGGTTTGGGCATCTGCATGTGAACTCCCGGTCGCCTCGGGCTCCACGTTTCAGGCGGGACGTCCCTGCAGGATATGCCCGTTCCGGAACGCGGTCGAGGCCTCCGGGCAAGGTCGGGGCCACCTTCCCGGGACGTGCTGTTGGCCGTGGTGGTAATCCGTCGCGGAAATCTCCTGTAAGGTTGTTCTTGTTGTTGTGTTTATGCAGTTCGTAGTTCAGGCAGTACGCAAGGTTGTAAGACCTTGTTCTTCTGAAGCAGCGGTTTTGAGCACCCCACACAGGAGGACCCGAAAGT
This genomic window from Arthrobacter sp. EM1 contains:
- a CDS encoding F510_1955 family glycosylhydrolase, translating into MTTPSLARIRTSAATVAAATVILVLTACTSTPPDAPRSAASGAASGLPDAHVHGLSVDGDTGQVLLATHDGLFDVSNIPAAKIGPSHDLMGYTKASDPGVFYASGHPEAGSDLPSPLGLIKTTDGGRTWQQLSRQNESDFHALAATKSGIVAYDGTLRTSTDGIAWQTVGADFSPFALAGNPNSDTVLATTEEGIQRSTDGGSTWTAGTTAPVIQFAAFANTGEAVGVAPGGTVYYSPDEGVSWQQRGTPTGQVHAVAAATAADGTLQVWAATSAGLVRSTDGGTTFRPAHAG
- a CDS encoding DUF305 domain-containing protein: MKKSLTLSAALVATTVALAGCASGSGTSGSGTSGSGTAGSTMPEMSHSASDMPGSAAPMDTAAHNAEDTMFVQGMIPHHSQAVEMSDIILGKQDIDPRVTALATKIKAAQAPEISTMTGWLSAWNEPSEMAAGHSMTGMMSGEELDKLKAAQGSEAARLFLTQMIAHHEGAVAMAKTQMAEGQNPDALALGKNIASSQEAEIQEMQSLLGGI
- a CDS encoding TfoX/Sxy family protein, coding for MQMPKPSENDKERFRSVLPPHPDVVVRPMFGNLGAFVNGNMFAGLFGPVLGVKLSAPDRAELEANQRTVPYGPPERPMRDYSGLPEAWQDDGDSTGVWVAKAYSHVSGLPPKPPKPPRARN
- a CDS encoding NAD(P)/FAD-dependent oxidoreductase, whose protein sequence is MATATAGEPNRNVNTLVVGGGQAGLAISYCLGRAGVGHQLLEQRAELGGAWQDRWDGFFLNTPNFSVDLPGMPYGGPHPEAFLPRDEVIGYLRRYAQAAGVPVRTGTAVTRIAPDRGGFHVETSAGPWRAENVVLATGAYQVPRIPALAKDIPGHVRQLHTDQYRNPQQLPAGAVLIVGTGQSGGQIAEELLAAGRLVHLAVSTCPEAPRRYRGQDVIRWLMELARHGPDVGLNGLQVEQLPSPKARFACNPLVSGVDGGHDLHLRELGRRGVRLHGHLEGVDDGDLVVSDDLAERLAQVEAAFGQRFQPMIDAYITAARIQAPAAEPRAADDWLPPAHSRLNLAAEGITSVLWATGYRLDLSILDLPVLDEWGYPRHHRGVTEYPGLYAVGLPWLTGHGSALLSGVGRDAAFIAEHIAAR
- a CDS encoding putative quinol monooxygenase, translated to MIFIVVKFKVKPDWTDRWLDLTRDFTDATRQEPGNLWFDWSRSVEDPNEFILVEAFKDDAAGEHVNSAHFTKAMADMPQALMETPEIISEKIESNGWGRMGELTVN
- a CDS encoding VOC family protein, whose product is MELRLEVVQVPVSDVDRAKAFYVDQLGFGLDHDVEHIPGMRVVQLTPPGSSCSIVIGTGMTGMGPGSLEGLQLTVPDMAATRTELLRRGAPVSEVQDLGGFAFAYFSDPDGNRWVIQEIRPQHGA